The Dehalogenimonas lykanthroporepellens BL-DC-9 genome includes a window with the following:
- a CDS encoding 4Fe-4S ferredoxin iron-sulfur binding domain protein (PFAM: 4Fe-4S ferredoxin iron-sulfur binding domain protein~KEGG: gme:Gmet_3185 iron-sulfur cluster-binding protein), whose product MPVRKIVKFDEEKCDGCGLCVPSCAEGAIQIIDGKARLVSDTFCDGLGACLGECPMDAITIEDREAPEFDEAAAMAHVAAEQPSPKAHHSVPHSCPSARLRDFEGTPSAQPADTERSRQASALTSWPVQLTLVPPHAPFLKNANLLLSADCAPFAYPDFHQDFLKGKSLLIACPKLDDTEAYLHKLTQIIQQARPASITVLRMEVPCCGGLTWLVRKAIVKAGLQIPVEEITLGIQGGVLSSV is encoded by the coding sequence ATGCCGGTCAGGAAAATCGTGAAGTTCGATGAAGAAAAATGCGACGGATGCGGGTTGTGCGTCCCGTCCTGCGCCGAAGGCGCCATCCAAATTATTGACGGCAAGGCCAGGCTGGTCAGCGACACTTTTTGTGACGGACTGGGCGCCTGTCTCGGTGAATGTCCCATGGACGCCATTACTATTGAAGATAGAGAAGCCCCGGAATTCGACGAGGCCGCCGCCATGGCACATGTGGCCGCCGAACAGCCGTCGCCCAAGGCCCACCACTCGGTACCCCATTCCTGCCCATCGGCCCGGTTGAGGGACTTTGAAGGAACCCCGTCGGCCCAACCTGCTGACACTGAGCGTTCCCGGCAGGCTTCAGCGTTGACCAGCTGGCCGGTTCAGCTGACGCTGGTGCCGCCGCACGCGCCATTCCTTAAAAATGCCAATCTCCTGCTGTCGGCCGATTGCGCCCCCTTTGCCTACCCTGATTTTCATCAGGACTTTCTGAAGGGCAAGTCACTTTTGATCGCCTGTCCCAAGCTGGATGATACCGAAGCCTACCTTCACAAACTGACTCAGATTATTCAGCAGGCCCGGCCGGCCAGTATTACCGTTCTGCGGATGGAAGTCCCCTGTTGCGGCGGGCTTACCTGGCTCGTCCGTAAGGCTATTGTTAAGGCCGGACTCCAAATTCCGGTGGAAGAAATTACTCTCGGGATTCAGGGTGGGGTTCTGTCTTCGGTTTAA
- a CDS encoding conserved hypothetical protein (KEGG: mhu:Mhun_2191 hypothetical protein) translates to MKQQCPGQDTRRLKVELHRCPACRTEVEIFSDETRVVCHMCGEKVFREKTPSCIEWCVSARQCLGEDRWKELGQHFTEKGEH, encoded by the coding sequence ATGAAACAACAGTGTCCCGGACAGGATACCCGGCGGTTGAAAGTGGAACTGCACCGGTGCCCGGCCTGCCGCACCGAAGTGGAAATCTTTTCTGATGAAACCCGGGTGGTCTGCCACATGTGCGGGGAAAAGGTCTTCCGGGAGAAAACACCATCCTGTATTGAGTGGTGCGTCTCCGCCAGGCAATGTCTGGGTGAAGACCGTTGGAAAGAGCTTGGGCAACATTTTACAGAAAAAGGAGAACATTGA
- a CDS encoding transcriptional regulator, Crp/Fnr family (KEGG: hor:Hore_18160 putative transcriptional regulator, Crp/Fnr family~PFAM: cyclic nucleotide-binding; regulatory protein Crp~SMART: cyclic nucleotide-binding; regulatory protein Crp), translating to MDNVELRRALRHSFLFEPAGDAELDDIVAKATFRRYAAGEYIFWEGDRPDRFFLLTEGRVKVVKHGNAGRETVVAFFQPGEVFGEVAVLENKPYPASCVVVKDCTVMVLDRVEFQSFIKSHPALALALVGILSARLREAQSRLHDLAGERVDQRLARTLERLTDKLGPELPFTRQDLADMSGTTLETTVRFLSRLKEGGIISSKRGQVTIEDLDRLRLLAEGPPGTG from the coding sequence TTGGATAATGTGGAACTGCGCCGGGCTTTACGCCACTCGTTTCTGTTCGAGCCGGCTGGAGACGCCGAACTGGACGATATCGTCGCCAAGGCGACTTTTCGGCGTTACGCCGCCGGTGAATATATCTTCTGGGAGGGTGACCGCCCGGACCGGTTTTTCCTGCTTACCGAAGGTCGGGTCAAGGTCGTCAAACATGGCAATGCCGGGCGGGAAACCGTGGTCGCCTTTTTCCAGCCGGGAGAGGTTTTCGGCGAAGTGGCCGTACTGGAGAACAAACCCTATCCAGCCTCCTGCGTCGTGGTGAAGGATTGTACCGTGATGGTGCTGGACAGGGTGGAGTTTCAATCGTTTATCAAATCACATCCGGCCCTGGCTCTGGCCCTGGTCGGTATTCTCAGCGCCCGTCTTCGGGAAGCCCAGAGCCGGCTTCATGATCTGGCCGGCGAACGGGTGGACCAGAGACTGGCCCGCACGCTGGAACGCCTGACCGACAAGCTGGGACCCGAACTGCCGTTTACCCGTCAGGACCTGGCAGACATGTCGGGCACAACCCTGGAAACAACTGTCAGGTTTCTCAGCCGGTTGAAAGAAGGCGGCATCATTTCTTCCAAGCGGGGACAGGTCACCATTGAAGACCTGGACCGGCTTCGCCTGCTGGCCGAAGGGCCGCCCGGTACCGGCTGA
- a CDS encoding 4Fe-4S ferredoxin iron-sulfur binding domain protein (PFAM: 4Fe-4S ferredoxin iron-sulfur binding domain protein~KEGG: dev:DhcVS_1404 iron-sulfur cluster-binding protein) has protein sequence MSIKDAVSVQLMENLRKVGYRACIVDSVHLAEVEKEYRAHTETQAWRSSPHLQGHTFDFQPPSWAAGNGTIIIVAAPVAPVRLEFTTGNRKIPVDAPPLSTDYLQDLVIFGSIIDSVLLPAGYRQTTADLPTKLIASHGGLLENGYNNMGFIAGMGSFFRLAAFYSDLPGEPEQWYPHEVSERCPDCGVCLAYCPTGCLKVGEYDVSRCLSLLSKEPFDFPDWVDKRWHNAVVGCRVCQLNCPQNHDIVNGSAVTESFDRTETEDILAGVPYDKLRIETRSKLERFHLSAYYGILPRNLRLLLTGEARETIG, from the coding sequence ATGAGTATAAAGGACGCGGTATCAGTCCAGTTGATGGAAAACCTGCGGAAGGTTGGTTACCGCGCCTGTATCGTGGACTCAGTTCATCTGGCCGAGGTTGAAAAGGAATATCGAGCCCATACGGAAACTCAGGCATGGCGCTCCTCACCACATCTTCAGGGGCATACATTTGATTTTCAGCCCCCGTCGTGGGCGGCCGGAAACGGAACCATTATCATCGTCGCCGCGCCGGTAGCGCCGGTGCGGCTGGAATTTACCACAGGAAACCGAAAAATACCGGTTGATGCGCCGCCGCTATCAACTGACTACCTTCAGGACCTGGTCATTTTCGGTTCCATCATTGATTCGGTACTGCTTCCCGCCGGATACCGTCAGACCACCGCCGACCTGCCGACCAAGCTGATAGCATCCCACGGCGGTCTGCTGGAGAACGGTTACAACAATATGGGTTTCATTGCCGGTATGGGCAGTTTTTTCCGGCTGGCCGCCTTCTACTCGGATCTGCCCGGTGAGCCGGAACAATGGTATCCCCATGAGGTGAGCGAACGCTGTCCGGATTGCGGCGTTTGCCTCGCCTATTGCCCCACCGGTTGCCTGAAGGTGGGGGAGTACGATGTTTCCCGTTGCCTGTCCTTGCTGAGCAAGGAACCCTTTGATTTTCCTGACTGGGTGGACAAACGCTGGCATAACGCTGTTGTCGGTTGCCGAGTATGTCAGCTGAACTGTCCTCAAAATCATGACATCGTTAACGGGTCGGCTGTGACTGAAAGCTTTGACCGGACAGAAACGGAAGATATTCTGGCCGGCGTTCCCTATGACAAGCTGAGAATTGAAACCCGGTCCAAGCTGGAACGCTTTCATCTCTCTGCCTATTATGGCATACTGCCCCGTAACCTGAGACTACTGCTGACAGGGGAGGCACGAGAGACAATTGGATAA
- a CDS encoding Tubulin/FtsZ GTPase (PFAM: Tubulin/FtsZ GTPase~KEGG: dev:DhcVS_529 GTPase domain, tubulin/FtsZ) — MKLVVVGLGQAGGRIADEFARIAIKVRQDRGLRIVTDILAVNTDSADLSSLVKVKKDIQHRILIGTGQTHGHGVAKISEMGAEIAKSEKDNVIGIVKKNERFYEADAILLIASGGGGTGSGTLPVMAQAFRDSFRDKPVYAMVALPYDHERQTEERAVFNTAMCLKSTRDVTDAIILVDNQRFIRKSQSLASNFQKINELIVAPFYNLLAAGEEKNPKFIGTSVLDTGDIKETLNGWTGIGYGTVDVDIIPKFRGETNYLRKNLESQRGLYALDEALAEMSVSLNPVDAGRAALLVSGPAKELSVDMVGDLSARLREVAPSAQQRLGDYPRERGIIDVSVILSELSDIAILRRFFEDSKELAAEFQERQKLRSVKTDLTEEAARDVPSLLD; from the coding sequence ATGAAACTAGTAGTGGTCGGACTCGGCCAGGCCGGCGGCCGCATCGCCGATGAATTCGCCCGGATAGCCATCAAAGTCAGACAGGACCGGGGACTGCGCATCGTCACCGACATTCTGGCCGTCAATACCGATTCCGCTGACCTGTCTTCCCTGGTGAAGGTCAAAAAGGATATTCAGCACCGGATACTTATCGGTACCGGGCAGACTCATGGCCACGGTGTCGCCAAGATATCCGAAATGGGCGCCGAAATCGCCAAGAGTGAAAAAGACAATGTTATCGGCATCGTCAAGAAAAACGAAAGGTTTTACGAAGCGGATGCCATTCTCCTGATAGCCTCCGGGGGAGGCGGCACCGGTTCGGGAACCCTGCCGGTCATGGCTCAGGCTTTCAGGGACAGTTTCCGGGATAAACCGGTTTATGCCATGGTCGCTCTACCCTATGACCACGAACGGCAAACAGAAGAAAGAGCCGTTTTCAATACCGCGATGTGCCTCAAGTCAACCCGAGATGTCACCGATGCCATTATTCTGGTGGATAACCAGCGTTTCATCCGGAAATCCCAGTCATTGGCCAGCAATTTCCAGAAGATAAACGAACTTATCGTAGCGCCATTCTATAACCTTCTGGCCGCCGGTGAGGAAAAGAACCCCAAATTCATCGGCACCTCGGTGCTGGACACCGGCGACATCAAGGAAACGCTCAACGGCTGGACCGGTATCGGTTATGGCACGGTTGACGTCGATATCATTCCCAAGTTCCGCGGTGAAACCAATTATCTTAGAAAGAATCTCGAATCCCAGCGCGGCCTTTACGCCCTCGACGAAGCCCTGGCGGAGATGTCGGTCAGTCTCAACCCGGTCGATGCCGGGCGGGCCGCTCTTCTGGTTTCCGGGCCGGCCAAGGAGCTGAGCGTCGATATGGTGGGCGACCTTTCGGCGCGCCTGCGGGAAGTGGCGCCCTCGGCCCAGCAAAGGCTGGGCGATTACCCAAGGGAACGCGGCATCATTGACGTGAGCGTCATTCTTTCGGAATTGTCCGACATTGCCATACTGCGCCGTTTCTTTGAAGATTCCAAGGAACTGGCGGCCGAATTCCAGGAACGGCAGAAACTGCGCTCGGTCAAGACCGATCTCACCGAAGAAGCGGCCCGGGACGTGCCCTCCCTGCTGGATTAG
- a CDS encoding NADH-ubiquinone/plastoquinone oxidoreductase chain 3 (PFAM: NADH-ubiquinone/plastoquinone oxidoreductase chain 3~KEGG: det:DET0923 proton-translocating NADH-quinone oxidoreductase, A subunit) — MLTQFGYVGLFIIVAIGFILVTLGIPALLARLTKIVPKNPSQVKQETYECGMETTGRSWVQFNFRYYIYALMLIVMDVLAVFLYPWAASLGELGFGAFFVAVFFLFMVSVGYFYAWKKGALQWQ, encoded by the coding sequence ATGCTTACCCAATTCGGCTATGTCGGGCTTTTTATTATCGTCGCAATCGGCTTTATCCTGGTGACGCTGGGAATACCGGCCCTGCTGGCCAGGCTGACCAAAATCGTGCCCAAAAACCCCAGCCAGGTCAAACAGGAAACTTATGAGTGCGGTATGGAAACTACCGGGCGGTCATGGGTGCAGTTCAATTTCCGCTACTATATCTACGCACTGATGCTTATCGTCATGGATGTACTGGCGGTATTCCTGTATCCCTGGGCGGCCAGCCTGGGCGAATTGGGGTTCGGCGCCTTTTTCGTAGCGGTTTTCTTTCTGTTCATGGTCAGTGTGGGTTATTTTTACGCCTGGAAGAAGGGAGCACTCCAATGGCAATAG
- a CDS encoding NADH-quinone oxidoreductase, B subunit (TIGRFAM: NADH-quinone oxidoreductase, B subunit~KEGG: det:DET0924 proton-translocating NADH-quinone oxidoreductase, B subunit~PFAM: NADH ubiquinone oxidoreductase 20 kDa subunit), whose product MAIEQPYNYAYSDLELDAREGELVENFFRDNQTPNVDPAAWLNEDALPPNVLLTSVDKVVNWSRRYSMWPVTFGLACCAIEMMSMAASRFDLARFGMEIFRASPRQADLMIIAGTLTWKMAPWLRRIYDQMPDPKWVVAMGSCGISGGLFNDSYAVVPGFNRVVPVDVYVPGCPPRPEALMQAIMDIHAKVDKMSPTRKAVTP is encoded by the coding sequence ATGGCAATAGAGCAACCGTATAATTACGCTTATTCCGATCTGGAACTGGACGCCCGCGAGGGCGAGTTGGTGGAAAACTTCTTCCGGGACAACCAGACGCCGAACGTCGATCCCGCCGCATGGCTGAACGAAGATGCACTACCGCCGAATGTTTTGCTAACAAGTGTGGACAAGGTGGTCAACTGGTCCCGGCGCTACTCCATGTGGCCAGTTACCTTCGGCTTGGCCTGTTGTGCCATTGAGATGATGTCTATGGCCGCTTCTCGTTTTGACCTGGCCCGTTTCGGCATGGAGATTTTCCGGGCCTCGCCGCGCCAGGCGGATCTGATGATAATAGCCGGCACACTGACCTGGAAAATGGCTCCCTGGCTAAGACGTATTTATGACCAGATGCCCGATCCCAAATGGGTGGTGGCTATGGGTTCCTGTGGCATCTCCGGCGGGCTTTTCAATGATTCTTATGCTGTTGTTCCGGGATTCAACAGAGTGGTGCCGGTAGACGTTTATGTTCCCGGTTGCCCACCCCGACCCGAAGCCCTGATGCAGGCTATCATGGACATCCATGCTAAAGTGGATAAAATGAGCCCGACGAGAAAGGCTGTAACCCCATGA
- a CDS encoding NADH dehydrogenase (ubiquinone) 30 kDa subunit (PFAM: NADH dehydrogenase (ubiquinone) 30 kDa subunit~KEGG: deg:DehalGT_0770 NADH dehydrogenase (ubiquinone) 30 kDa subunit), translating to MNFRINPATAGEAINREFGTGTAAADDVRLLVDGKRLLEVCRWLKDESPYRLDYLNSLTAVDNKTHFSVVYHLSSLAMGGQLSFKVDLDDRQSPSLPSVTPVWRGADLQEREVFDMFGISFTGHPCLKRLFLWEGFPGYPLRKDWVSRDS from the coding sequence ATGAACTTCAGGATAAACCCTGCCACCGCCGGTGAGGCGATAAACAGGGAATTCGGAACCGGAACCGCGGCCGCCGATGATGTCAGACTGCTGGTCGACGGCAAGCGTCTGCTCGAGGTTTGCCGCTGGCTGAAGGATGAGTCCCCATACCGGCTGGATTACCTGAACTCGCTGACCGCTGTCGATAACAAGACTCATTTTTCGGTAGTCTATCACCTGTCGTCCCTGGCAATGGGCGGACAGCTTTCGTTCAAGGTCGACCTGGATGACCGCCAGTCCCCGAGCCTGCCGTCGGTCACTCCGGTCTGGCGCGGCGCCGATTTGCAGGAACGCGAGGTCTTCGATATGTTCGGCATTTCATTCACCGGACACCCCTGCCTGAAACGTCTGTTCCTATGGGAAGGCTTTCCGGGTTACCCACTGCGCAAGGACTGGGTGAGCCGTGACTCTTAA
- a CDS encoding NADH dehydrogenase I, D subunit (TIGRFAM: NADH dehydrogenase I, D subunit~KEGG: det:DET0926 proton-translocating NADH-quinone oxidoreductase, D subunit~PFAM: NADH-ubiquinone oxidoreductase chain 49kDa) has translation MTLKTDHYVINIGPQHPSTHGVFRLRLTLDGEVIIDVEPIFGYLHRGMEKLAESRNYTKNIPLTDRLDYLSSMINNQAYCMAVEDLMKIEVPERAQYIRVIMAELQRISAHLAGVGFFLNDIGAFMTPMLYMFREREKIVELFDMVCGQRLNYNYMRFGGVAMDLPEEFLPALKKLLNEMPGFINEYDQLITTNEIVLARCKGVGVLPRELAINAATAGPVLRGSGIEWDLRKKRPYSVYDRFQFDIPTGENGDTYDRYMVRLEEMRQSVRILKQAVEQLPDGEYIGKAPKLIRPPAGETYTAVEGAKGELGFYVVADGSENAYRWHVRAPSLINLTALREMVIGWKVADLMAIFGSIDIVMGEVDR, from the coding sequence GTGACTCTTAAGACTGACCATTATGTAATCAACATCGGGCCGCAACATCCGAGCACCCACGGTGTTTTTCGATTGCGTCTGACCCTGGACGGCGAGGTCATCATCGATGTCGAACCGATTTTCGGTTATCTCCATCGAGGTATGGAGAAGCTGGCTGAAAGCCGAAATTATACCAAGAATATACCCCTGACCGACCGGTTGGACTACCTGTCTTCAATGATCAACAACCAGGCTTACTGCATGGCCGTGGAAGACCTCATGAAGATTGAGGTGCCGGAACGGGCGCAGTACATACGTGTCATCATGGCCGAACTTCAACGCATCAGCGCCCACCTGGCTGGCGTCGGCTTCTTCCTGAACGATATCGGCGCCTTCATGACTCCTATGCTGTATATGTTCCGCGAGCGGGAGAAAATAGTCGAACTCTTCGATATGGTTTGCGGTCAGCGGCTTAATTACAACTACATGCGTTTCGGTGGCGTCGCTATGGACCTGCCTGAAGAGTTCCTGCCGGCGTTGAAAAAACTATTGAACGAAATGCCCGGTTTCATCAACGAGTACGACCAGCTTATCACTACCAATGAAATAGTGCTGGCCAGATGCAAGGGAGTTGGCGTCCTGCCGAGGGAACTGGCTATCAATGCCGCTACCGCCGGACCGGTTCTCCGCGGTAGTGGCATCGAATGGGACCTGCGTAAGAAACGGCCATATTCCGTTTATGACCGTTTCCAATTCGACATTCCCACCGGTGAAAACGGCGATACCTACGACCGTTACATGGTACGTTTGGAAGAAATGCGGCAGAGCGTCCGTATCCTTAAGCAGGCTGTCGAGCAATTGCCCGATGGTGAGTACATAGGCAAGGCGCCCAAGCTGATTCGTCCGCCGGCCGGCGAAACCTATACTGCCGTAGAAGGAGCCAAAGGCGAACTGGGCTTTTATGTCGTCGCCGACGGCTCGGAAAACGCCTATCGCTGGCATGTCCGGGCCCCGTCACTGATTAACCTGACGGCCTTGAGAGAAATGGTAATCGGCTGGAAGGTAGCCGACCTGATGGCCATCTTCGGTAGTATCGATATCGTGATGGGCGAGGTAGACCGCTGA
- a CDS encoding NADH dehydrogenase (quinone) (KEGG: deg:DehalGT_0772 NADH dehydrogenase (quinone)~PFAM: respiratory-chain NADH dehydrogenase subunit 1), with the protein MDWLHFAVFTLILFAFVISGVLFFIWYERRGLGRFQMRPGPNRAGPFGLLQPVADAIKVLLKEDIVPTLADKPVHFLAPLVAFVPAMAVFAVIPFGDGALLADLNIGILYIMAISSVIVIGIFMAGWGSSNKYSLLGAMRTIAQEVSYEIPLVLSILGAVMLAGSLSLNDIVKAQDVPFVLLQPLGFLIYMTAALAEINRTPFDLLEADSEIVAGFQTEYSGMKFGLFYLTEYAEALSVSAIASTLFLGGWSGPAFLPGFAWLIIKIIAVFTFIIWVRATFPRLRIDQVMSFCWKFLLPLALINLVVTAVLVLSGLNDSPWIAIPFNLLLAAVLIVGLSRQFRTGGGHAST; encoded by the coding sequence ATGGACTGGTTGCATTTCGCCGTGTTCACGTTGATCTTGTTCGCCTTCGTCATCTCGGGCGTTTTGTTTTTCATCTGGTACGAACGCCGGGGGCTCGGTCGGTTTCAAATGCGACCGGGACCAAACCGCGCCGGACCTTTCGGGTTACTTCAACCGGTGGCCGATGCTATCAAAGTTTTGCTTAAGGAAGATATCGTCCCAACCCTAGCCGATAAACCGGTCCATTTCCTGGCGCCGCTGGTGGCTTTCGTCCCGGCGATGGCGGTGTTCGCGGTCATCCCCTTCGGCGACGGAGCATTGCTGGCCGATCTGAATATCGGCATCCTTTATATCATGGCAATCAGTTCGGTAATCGTCATCGGCATCTTCATGGCGGGCTGGGGCTCCTCCAATAAATACTCGCTTTTGGGCGCCATGCGTACCATCGCACAGGAAGTCAGTTATGAAATTCCTCTGGTGTTATCCATTCTCGGAGCGGTGATGCTGGCCGGTTCGCTGTCGCTTAATGACATCGTCAAGGCCCAGGACGTCCCGTTCGTTCTGTTGCAACCCCTTGGTTTCCTGATATATATGACGGCGGCCCTGGCCGAAATCAACCGGACGCCTTTTGACCTGTTGGAAGCTGACTCGGAAATCGTTGCCGGCTTCCAGACGGAATATTCGGGTATGAAATTCGGTCTGTTCTACTTGACCGAATACGCTGAGGCACTTTCGGTTTCGGCCATCGCCAGCACCCTTTTCCTCGGCGGTTGGTCCGGCCCGGCTTTTTTGCCAGGTTTCGCCTGGCTGATAATCAAAATTATCGCCGTATTCACTTTCATCATATGGGTCCGGGCTACTTTCCCGCGCCTTAGAATAGACCAGGTCATGAGTTTCTGCTGGAAATTTCTGTTGCCGCTGGCCTTGATTAATCTGGTGGTGACGGCCGTACTTGTACTCAGTGGTTTGAACGATTCACCGTGGATTGCCATACCTTTTAACCTGCTGCTGGCGGCGGTACTCATCGTCGGATTGAGCCGCCAGTTCCGTACCGGAGGTGGCCATGCCTCCACTTAA
- a CDS encoding 4Fe-4S ferredoxin iron-sulfur binding domain protein (PFAM: 4Fe-4S ferredoxin iron-sulfur binding domain protein~KEGG: dev:DhcVS_799 NADH:quinone oxidoreductase subunit 1 (chain I)) → MPPLKHFGEGLLRGLKITARHLGRKWITVQYPEQKLTMSRRVRGTDIIWDRESCISCRACERACPVGAIKMEVSRGEDKKLKTDDITVDLGLCIFCGLCIESCPTGVSIYIGYNYANTTYRCTHCATDKSGTSPSNGHCGELIRSNDELLPNDAVRPRSGYYRPERAGELPPQTLLVYQTTYGEDRRRKKESR, encoded by the coding sequence ATGCCTCCACTTAAGCATTTCGGTGAAGGATTGTTACGTGGCCTGAAAATAACCGCCCGGCACCTGGGACGCAAGTGGATCACCGTCCAGTATCCCGAGCAGAAGCTGACCATGTCCCGGCGCGTTCGGGGCACCGATATCATCTGGGACCGCGAAAGCTGTATCTCCTGCCGTGCCTGCGAACGGGCCTGTCCGGTAGGTGCCATCAAAATGGAAGTCTCCCGGGGCGAAGATAAGAAACTCAAAACCGATGATATCACCGTCGACCTGGGTCTGTGTATCTTCTGCGGATTGTGTATCGAATCCTGCCCGACCGGTGTTTCGATTTACATCGGGTATAATTATGCCAATACCACTTACCGCTGTACCCACTGCGCGACCGACAAGTCCGGCACCAGCCCGTCGAACGGTCACTGTGGCGAACTCATCCGCAGTAATGACGAACTATTGCCCAATGACGCCGTCAGACCACGTTCCGGGTACTATCGCCCTGAGAGGGCCGGGGAACTACCGCCCCAGACCCTGCTGGTATATCAAACGACTTATGGCGAAGACCGCCGCCGGAAGAAGGAGAGCAGGTAA
- a CDS encoding NADH-ubiquinone/plastoquinone oxidoreductase chain 6 (PFAM: NADH-ubiquinone/plastoquinone oxidoreductase chain 6~KEGG: deg:DehalGT_0774 NADH-ubiquinone/plastoquinone oxidoreductase chain 6) — protein sequence MELAFFIFASGIIGTALAVVLFRNIFRASLMLILCFFLVAGLFVTLYADFLAAIQVLIYVGSISILIILAIMLTREIQTGNLSNRLRAPALFTGAGVTLVLILTSVGTDWNVSTLKPAENTTALLAELLFSTDSFMMAVAMAAILLLTAIIGAIILVRSDDK from the coding sequence ATGGAGCTGGCTTTCTTCATTTTCGCCTCCGGAATCATCGGCACCGCCCTGGCAGTGGTGCTGTTCCGAAACATCTTTCGCGCTTCCCTAATGCTTATACTGTGCTTTTTCCTGGTAGCCGGGCTGTTCGTCACGCTTTACGCGGATTTCCTGGCCGCCATCCAGGTGCTGATATATGTCGGCTCCATTTCGATACTGATTATTCTGGCTATCATGCTGACCAGGGAAATACAGACCGGCAATCTGTCAAACCGACTGAGGGCTCCGGCTCTGTTTACCGGTGCCGGCGTCACTCTGGTCTTAATACTGACAAGTGTGGGCACCGACTGGAACGTATCCACACTGAAACCGGCGGAAAACACCACCGCCCTTTTAGCCGAACTGCTTTTTTCAACGGACAGTTTCATGATGGCGGTAGCCATGGCGGCCATACTCCTGTTGACTGCCATTATCGGAGCTATCATCCTGGTACGGAGTGACGACAAATGA
- a CDS encoding NADH-ubiquinone oxidoreductase chain 4L (PFAM: NADH-ubiquinone oxidoreductase chain 4L~KEGG: deg:DehalGT_0775 NADH-ubiquinone oxidoreductase chain 4L) → MMEIGLNHYLVLSAILFGIGLWGALSRRSAVVILMCIELMLNAAAIAMVAFSRFVTPELLTGQVFTIFIIVVAAAEATVALAIIMSVYRNHDTIDATKIDLMKW, encoded by the coding sequence ATGATGGAAATCGGGCTGAATCATTACCTGGTGCTGTCGGCCATCCTGTTCGGCATCGGACTGTGGGGAGCTTTGTCCCGCCGCAGTGCCGTAGTAATACTGATGTGCATTGAGCTCATGCTTAATGCCGCAGCCATCGCCATGGTTGCCTTTTCACGTTTCGTAACCCCCGAATTGCTGACCGGCCAGGTATTCACCATTTTTATCATTGTGGTCGCTGCGGCGGAAGCAACGGTGGCACTGGCCATCATCATGTCTGTCTACCGCAACCACGATACCATAGACGCCACTAAGATTGATTTAATGAAATGGTAG